The sequence GGACTTCCCGGAGACCGGGGTCTGAGCCGCCAGCTGCTGGTGCTGATCTTCGAGCCGACGCCGGGCTCCGAGCCCAAGGTGGAGGAGCTGCTGCGCGGCGCGCGCCGCCGGGCCGAGGCGGCGGGGTGGCATTGCTGGGCCTATCGGAATGAGATCAATTCGAGCGAGCTTACGCTGTTCATCGAGGGCCCCGCGCCGGCGCCCGGCGCCGACGCGCCGCCGGTCTTCGGCGACGAGATCGCGGGGCTGCGGGCGCTGTCGCGCCGGTTCGAGTCGGTGCGCTCCCTGAAGGAGTATTCCTTGGACGACCAGCCATGATCGAGCGACGCCTCACCATCGACGGCCAGGAGTGGAAGGTCTCCGTCGCCGGCCGGTTCACGGTCTACGAGCGCGACGAGTTCCCGCTGGTGTTCGAGCGCGTCGCGGCCGACGGCACGCGGGAGCAGCGGCTGGCGCGGTTCTCGCCGCTGGGCAGCCGCAGCCGCGAGCGGGCCCTGGCCGAGCTGTCGGACGGCGAGCTGGGCGAGTTGTGGCGGCAGAGCCAACCATCGTGGACCTCACCGGAGCTGGGCTATGTTCGGCGCTAGTGCGGAAGAACCGCTGGCCGTCGGGACGCCGGCGCCCGATTTCGACCTGGAAGGCACCGGGGGAGCGCGCGCGCACCTGAGTGCGCTGCTGAGCGAGGGCCCCGTGGCGCTGTTCTTCTATCCCGGCGACTTCACCCCCGGCTGAAACCGCCAACTCTCCGCCGTGCGCGACGAGCAGAGCAAGTATCAGGCACAGGGCGTGAAGACGTTCGGCGTCAACCCGGCGTCGGTCGCCGATCACGAGAAGTACGTGGCCAAGTTCCGCTTCAACTTCCCCCTCCTCGCCGACCCGGAGCGCGAAGCGGCGCGGGCCTACCGCTGCCTCAAGCCGGACGGCAAGGGCGTCGTGCGCACCGTGTACCTGATCGGGCGTGACGGCCGGGTGCTGTTCGGAAAACGGGGCGCGCCCGGTGCCGCCGAGGTGCTCCGCGTGCTGCCGCGGACCGCGTGATGCCGGGCCTCCTGGATTTCACCGGCCAGGTGGTGCTGGTCACCGGGGTGGGCCGGGTCGGGCAGATCGGCCACGCCGTGGCCGAGGGCTTCGGCAAGGCCGGCGCCCGGCTGGTCATCTGCGACGTCAGCGCCGTCAACGTGGCGACCCGCGCCCGGGAGTTCGTCGAGCGGGGCTTCGAGTGCCGGGCCGCGGCGGGCGACCTGACCGAGCCGGACGTCGCCCAGTGGGCGGTGGACGAGGCCGTGCAGGCCTATGGCCGGCTGGACGTCGTGGTGAACGCGGCGGGCGGGCTCACCGGGGTGAAGTCGATGCTGGAGGCCGAGACGGCGGTGTTCGATCGCGAGATGGCCATCAACGTGAAGACGGCGTACCTGGTGTCGCGGGCCGCCGCGCGGGTGATGGTGCAGCAGCGCCGGGGGGCCATCGTGAACTTCGCCTCCATCGCCGCGTTCCACGGCCGGGCGGAGATGGTGGCGTACACGGCCGCCAAGGCCGGGGTCGCGGCCATGAGCCGGAGCCTGGCGCTGGAGCTGCGCGACCAGGGCGTCCGGGTCAACGCGGTCGCGCCCGGCACGGCGCGCACCCCCGAGAACCTGGCCACGATGGGCGCCGCCGCCGTCCGCTGGGTGGACGTCGCGGACATCGTGAACGCCGTGCTGTTCCTCGCCTCCGGCCTGTCGGCCGGCATCACGGGGCACGTCCTCCCGGTCTCGCACGGCGAGGTGTAGCCCACGTGGACCTCCGCGGCCGCAACGCGCTGGTGACCGGAGCCGGCCAGCGGGTCGGCCGCGCGATCGCGTACGGTCTGATCCGCCGCGGGGTGAACGTCGCCATCCACTACCTCCGCTCCGAACGCGGCGCCAAGGCCACCATGATGGAGGGCGAGGTGGCCGGCGTGCGGGTCGCGATGCTGAAGGCCGACCTGAGCGACGCCGCCGCCGCCGAAGCGCTGCCCGCCCGGGCCGCGCAGGCGCTGGGCGGTCCGCTCGACATCGCGGTGCTGAGCGCCGCGGTGATGGAGCGCCGGCCCGTGGAGCAGGTGACCCCGGCCGACTGGGACCGCGCGATGGACCTCAACCTCCGCGGCACCTTCTTCGCCGCCAAGGGCGCGGCGGCGGCGATGGGCGAGCGCGGCGGCGCCGTGGTGGCGCTGGCCGACCTGTCGTCGTTCCGGCCGTGGCGGCACTATCCGGTGCACTCGGTCAGCAAGGCCGGCGTGGTGGCCCTCACCGAGCTGCTGGCCAAGAGCCTCGCGCCGCGGATCCGCGTCAACGCCGTCGCGCCGGGTGCGGTGCTCCTGCCCGAGGCGTGGGGCGAGGAGGAGCGGGCCAAGCTCGTCGCCTCCACGCCGCTCGGCCGGCTGGGCACGCCCGACGACGTGGTGCGCGCCGTGCTCTTCCTCCTGGAGAACGACTACGTGACCGGCACGACGCTCGTGGTGGACGGGGGGCGGCTGCTCCGGTGATCCGCGGCGCCGCCGGGCGCGGCCGCGAGGGCGCCGGGGCGGCGGTCCCGGATGTGGCGGCGTCCGTGCGCGCCGGCGTCGCGCTGTTCAACGCCGGTCGCTTCTGGCAGGCGCACGAGGCGCTCGAAGTCGTGTGGCGGCAGGCGGCGCCGCCGGAGCGGTCACTCTGGCAGGGACTGATCCAGGCCGCCGCGGCGATGCTGCATCGCGAGCGCGGCAACCGTCACGGGGTCGAAGTGCAGGGCCGCGCGGCGATTGCGAAGCTGCGGGGGCCGTCCCCGGACGGCTTTCCCGTGGAAACGGTCCGCTTCCTGCAAGGTCTCGCCGCCTGCGTGGAAGGGGGCGGGCCGGTCCCGCTCATGGAACTCATCGAGGCGTCCGCCGGCGGGCGGACCGCGAGGCAGAGCAGGGAATCATGAACGAGTACGATCTCATCATCGTCGGCGCCGGGCCCGCGGGCCTCACCGGAGCGCTGTACGCGGGCCGGTCCATGCTCCGCACCGTGGTGCTGGAGAAGGGTGTGCCCGGCGGCGAGCTGCTGAACACCGACCTGATCGAGGACTACCCCGGGTTCGAGTCGGTGCGAGGCTGCGACCTCGCCGAGAAGATGAGCGCGCACGCGTTGAAATTCGGCGCCGAGCTGGTGACCGACGGCGTGGCGGCGGTCGAGAAGCAGGCCGACGGCCGGTTCCTGGTGGCGACGGAGAGCGGCACGTCGTATCGCGCCCCGATGGTGCTGCTCACCGCCGGCGGGACGCCGACCAAGCTCGGCGTGCCGGGCGAGATCGAGTTCGCCGGAAAGGGCGTGTCCTACTGCGCGGTGTGCGACGGCCACTTCTTCCGGGGCGAGGTGCTCGCGGTGGTGGGCGGCGGCGACGCCGCCACCGAGGAGGCCGGGTTCCTCACTCGCTACGCCACCAAGGTGTACCTGATCCACCGCCGTGACCAGCTGCGCGCGTCGAAGATCATCCAGCAGCGGCTGTTCGAGAACCCGAAGATCGAGGTCGTCTGGGACACCGTCGTGGAGCGGATCGAGGGCGAAGGCGGCGCGGTCCGGTGGCTCGCCCTGCGCAACGTGAAGACCGGCGCGACGTCGGCGCTCCAGGTCGGGGGCGTCTTCGTGTTCGTCGGCTTCCGTCCCAACACGGGTCTGGTGCGCGGGCACGTCGACCACGACGCGGGCGGCTACCTCGTCACCGACGAGGTGATGATGACGTCGATCCCCGGCCTGTTCGCCGCGGGCGACGTGCGGGCGCAGCTGACGCGTCAGGTCACGACGGCGGTCGGCGACGCCACCACGGCCGTGATCGCGGCGACCCGGTACCTGGCGGAATGGAAGGAGCGGCAGGGGGCGCGTGGAGCCCGAAGTCGTCACGCTGACTAACGGCGCGTTCGCCGAGAACTGCTATCTGGTGGCGGATCCCGACAGCGGCGACGCCGCGATCGTGGATCCGGGCGAGGAGGCGGGCCTGTTCCTCGCCCGGCTGCGCCACGAGCGGTGGACGCTCCGCGCCGTGTGGCTCACCCACGCCCACGTGGACCACGTCGCCGGCGTCGCGGCCGTCCGCGCCGCACTCGACGTGCCGGTGTTCCTCCACCCCGCCGACCGCGCCCTGTACGACGGCGTGCCGGCCCAGGCCGCGATGTTCGGGCTGGACACGGCCCCGCCCCCGGCGCCGGACCACGCGTTCGCGGAGGGCGAGACGGTGTCTGCCGGCGCGTGCCGGTTCCGGGTCCTCCACACGCCCGGGCACACGCCCGGCGGCGTCAGCCTGGTGGGGCACGGGATGGCGTTCGTGGGCGACACCCTGTTCGCGGGCTCCATCGGCCGAACCGACCTGCCGGGCGGCGACCTGCGGGCGCTGATCGAGTCCGTGCACCTCAAGCTGTTCGTGCTGCCCGACGAGACCGTCGTCCATTCCGGCCACGGGCCGGCAACGACCATCGCGGCCGAGAAGCGGGGGAATCCGTTCGTGCGGCTGGTGCCCGGGATCAACGCCTGCCAGAAGTGCGGCTTCCCCGTCCGCGGGAAGCCGTGGGGCTGCAAGAACCCGTGCCCCAACTGCGGGCACGTGTACCCGCTCGGTGACTGCTCCGACTAGGACGCCTGCGCCCTCGCGCGAGTCCCGGGAACGCGGCTGGCAGCCCTCCGTGCCGTGGCGAGACGCCACGACCAGGACGGTGGCGAGACGCCGAGCGGCGAGTGGTGTGCAGCTGGGAGCGGGCGGGTGCAAGGGGGCGGGTGCTCGCCCCCCGGGGCTGTGGAGTTGCGCGGCCTTCGTCGGTCCTGCACTCTCAAGTCTCGTCACCACTCGCCACTCGGCGTCTCGCAACTCGACTGACCCCTGATCTCTCACCTCTGATCTCTCGGGCACGACATGGCAACCCGGATCGAGAAGGACCCCCTCGGTGATCTCCCAGTCCCGGCCGACGCCTACTGGGGCGTGCAGACCGAGCGCGCGCGCCAGAACTTCCCCATTTCCGGCCTGAAGCCGCTCGCCGCGTTCGTGGACGCCGTGATCTGGATCAAGCGCGCCGCGGCGGCGACCCACCGGGAGACGGGCCGCCTCGAGGCGCGCCTCGCCGACGCGATCGCGCGCGCGGCCGACGAGGTGCTGGCGGGCCGGCACCGCGACCAGTTCGTGGTGGACGTCTACCAGGCCGGGGCCGGCACCTCGCACAACATGAACTGCAACGAGGTGCTCGCGAACCGGGCCAACGAGCTGCTGGGAGGGAAGCGGGGCGAGTACCAGCCGGTGCACCCCAACGACCACGTCAACATGGCGCAGAGCACCAACGACGTGATCCCGACCGCCATCCGCCTGGCGGCGCTCGCCCGCCTGGAGCCGCTCCTCGGGGCGCTCGACGGCCTCGCCGGCGCCCTCGAGGCGAAGGGCCGTGAGTTCGACGGGATCGTCAAGTCGGGGCGCACCCACCTGCAGGACGCCACCCCGATCCGGCTCGGCCAGGAGTTCGCCGCCTACGGTCACACCATCCGGCGCAACCGCGCCCGGCTGGCGCGGGCGGCCGACGACCTCAGGGACCTCGGCATCGGCGGCACGGCGGTCGGCACCGGCTTGAACGCCGAGCCGCGCTACCCCGAGCTGATGGTCCGGCAGCTGCGCGCGCTCACCGGGCTGGACCTCCGGGTGGGCGTGGACCGCGTGCAGCTGATGCAGTCGATGGGCGACGTGGCCGCCTTCTCCGGCGCCGTGCGCGCGCTGGCGGTGGACCTCAACAAGATCGCCAACGACCTGCGACTGCTGGCGTCGGGCCCGCGCACCGGCCTGGCGGAGATCGCGCTGCCGGCGGTCCAGCCGGGGTCGAGCATCATGCCGGGGAAGGTGAATCCCAGCATCGCGGAGATGGTCAACCAGGTCTGCTTCCAGGTGCTGGGCAACGACCAGACCGTGGCGCTCGCCTGCGAGGCGGGGCAGCTCGAGCTCAACGTGATGATGCCGGTCATCGCGCACAACCTGGTATTTGCGCTGGAGATCCTGGCCGCGGCCGTCCGGGTCCTGGCCGACCGTTGCGTGGTGGGGATCACGGCCGACGCGGCGATGTGCGCCCACTGGCTGGAGCGCAGCCCCGCCCTGGTGACGGCGCTGGCGCCGAAGATCGGTTACGCCGAGGCCGCGAAGCTCGCCAAGGAGTCGCTGGCGAAGGGTGCCACCGTGCGGCGGCTGGTGGAGGAGAAGGGCGTGCTGAAGGGGAAGGAGCTCGACCAGGTGCTCGACTACCGGAGGATGACGGAGATCGGAGTACCGGGGTCAGACTAGTTGCCAGACGGCAAGGAGGAAGTGGTTACCAGTGGAGAGTGAACGGGGGCCAGACCAGATGTCAGTACTGGCAACTGGTCTGGCCCCTCACGGCTGGCGTCTGGGAACCACTTCCTCCTTGCCGTCTGGCAACTTATCCGCATACTTGTCGCCGCCCATCTGCCCTCGGTAGGAGGCGGCGTGCCTGACGGTCTCAGGGTTTCCGTCCTCATCCCCGTCTACAACGAGCGCTTCCTGGTGGCGGAGTCCATCCGCCGCGTGCTCGCCGTGCGCGACCCGGCCATCCGGGAAATCGAGGTGATCGTCGTCGACGACGGCTCGACCGACGGAACCCGGGACGTGCTGCGGCGCCTGGCCGCGGAGCACCCGGCCATCCGCTACATCGAGCAGGAGCGCAACCGGGGCAAGGGAGCGGCGCTGCGCACCGCGATCGCCCACGCAAGCGGCGACGTGTGCGTCGCGCATGACGCGGACCTCGAGTATCACCCGGACGATCTGGCGAAGCTGGTGCAGCCGTTCCTCAAGGAGCAGGCCGACGCGGTGTTCGGCTCGCGCTTCCTGCCGGGCGACTACCGCCGCGTGCTGCTCTTCTACCACAGCCTGGGCAACCGGGTCCTCACCACCCTCGTGAACCTGCTCACCAACCTCAACCTGAGCGACATGGAGACCTGCTACAAGATGGTCCGCACCAAGTTGCTCAAGTCCCTGCCGCTGCGATACGACGACTTCCGCATCGAGCCCGAGCTGACGATCAAGCTGGCCAAGCGCGGCGCGGTCATCTTCGAAGCCCCGATCCGGTACGCCGGCCGCACCTACGCCGAGGGCAAGAAGATCGGCTGGCGCGACGGGGTGCTGGCGCTCGGCGCCATCCTGCGCGGCGCGCTGATCGACGACCTCTACCTCAACGACCCGTACGGCGCGCACATCCTCCACAGTCTCTCGCGGGCGCGCAGGTTCTCGCACTGGATGAGCGACGTGATCCGGCCGTGGGTCGGGCGCGCGGTGCTGGAGGTGGGCGCGGGCATCGGCAATCTCACGGTGCACCTGGTGCCGCGCGACCACTACCGCGCCACCGACATCAACCCGGACTACCTCGACTACCTGGAGAACTTCGCGGTCGGCAAGCCGTACCTCGAAGTCGGTGAGCTGCGGGCGGAGGACGAGGCGGGTTTCGCGGCGCAGGCGGGCCGCTTCGACACGGTGCTCTGCCTCAACGTGCTCGAGCACCTCGACGACCCGGTGCCGGTGCTGCGGAACTTCCGCAGCGCGCTGGCGCCCGGCGGGCACGCCATCGTGCTGGTGCCGCAGGGCCCGCGGCGCTACAACTCGCTCGACCGCGCCCTCGGCCACCGGCTGCGCTACACCCGGGACCGGCTGCGGGCCGTCGCCACGGAGGCGGGCTTCGAGGTGGAGGCGCTGCTCGACTTCAACCGGGCCGCCGTACCCGGGTGGCACGTCAACGGATGGATGCGACGCACCAGCTTCTCCCGCATCCAGCTGAAGCTGTACGACTCCATGGTCTGGCTGGCACGGCCGCTGGACCGGTTCCTGCCCTGGCGCGGCCTCTCGCTGGTCGCGATCTGCCGGAAACCCTGAGCCAGGCACCAGCCGGCTCTCCAGCCCGCAGGCAGCTATCTCCCTGCAGCATCATGTGATACCGAGTCTCAGGCCTAACGCACCGTTATCTTGAGGTAATGGCTTCCTTTTTGCATATTCCGATGGCGAGGAGGGTGAATATGCGCGTTACGACATGGGCGGAGTATGGCCTCATCGTGAGCCTGCATCTCGCCAGGCGCACCGGGCAGGGTCCCGTCGCGGCACGTGAGATGGCCGAGAAGGAAAAGCTGCCGGCCGACTACGTCGAGCAGATTCTGCTGCGGCTGCGCCGCGCCGGCCTCGTCGAGTCCGTGCGCGGAGCGCGGGGCGGGTACCTTCTGTCCCGTCAGCCTTCCGAGGTGACGGTCAAGGATGTGCTCGACGCCTCCGAGCATGGCACGTTCGAGGTCAACTGCGAGTGCCATCCGGTGGACTCGGAGCGGTGCACGACCGAGAACTCCTGCGCCATCCGGCCCGTCTGGCAGCTGCTCCAGCAGCGCATCGACGAGACGCTGGGCTCGATCCGCCTCGCCGACCTGCTGCACGAGGAGTCGGAAGTCCGCTCGCTCGTCGGCAACGGGGTCGTCACCGTCTGAGCGGGTCCCTGTGCAGGTCCGGGACGTGGTCGCATTCTGAATAGCGATAGAAAGATTCGGCATTCTCCTGCGCCTCAGTCGGGTTTCCCGGACCTGAGTGCGGAGGAGTTGCAGCGGTACGCGCGTCATCTCATCCTCCCCGAGGTCGGTGTCGAGGGCCAGCGACGCCTGAAGGCGGCGCGGGTGCTCGTCGTGGGGGCCGGCGGCCTCGGGTCGCCGGCGGCGCTCTACCTCGCCGCGGCCGGCGTCGGCGTCCTGGGCCTGGCCGATTTCGACTCGGTCGAGTTCTCCAATCTCCAGCGGCAGATCCTCCACGGCACGTCGGCCGTCGGCACCTCGAAGCTCGCCTCCGCCGCCCGGCGGCTGCGCGACGTGAATCCCGGCGTGGAGCTGGTGCTGCACGAGGCGCGGCTCTCGAGCGCCAATGCGCTCGCCGTGCTCGGGGGCTACGACGTCGTCCTCGACGGCAGCGACAACTTCCCGACGCGCTACCTGGTGAACGACGCGTGCGCGTTGCTCGGCAAGCCGGACGTCTACGGCAGCATCTACCGCTTCGACGGGCAGGCGTCGGTGTTCTGGGCGGCGCGCGGACCCTGCTACCGCTGCCTGTACCGCGAGCCGCCGCCGCCCGAGCTGGTGCCTTCCTGCGCCGAGGGTGGTGTGCTCGGCGTGCTGCCGGGCATCATCGGATCGCTGCAGGCGCTGGAGGCGCTGAAGCTGGTCTTGGACATCGGCGAGACGCTGGTCGGCCGGCTGGCGCTGTTCGACGCGCTGCGGATGCGGTTCCGCGAGCTGGCGCTGGAGAAGGACCCGGACTGCCCGCTGTGCGGGGCGCGCCCGACGATCCGCGAGCTGATCGACTACGAGGCCTTCTGCGGCGTGGGGCCGGCGGCCGCCTCGGCCGACGACGGGCTCGAGGTCTCGGCGCGCGCGCTGAAGGCGGAGCTCGACGCGGGGCGGCCGGTGGTGCTGCTCGACGTGCGTGAGCCGTTCGAGTGGGAGATCTGTCGCATCCCCGGGAGCGTCCTGATGCCGCTCCGCGAAGTGCCGGCGAGGTTGACGGAGCTGGATCCCGCGGCGACGGTGGTCACCGTGTGTCACACCGGGATGCGCTCGCTCGACGCGGCGCAGTTCCTCCGCAGTCGAGGGATCGCGAACGCTCGGAGCCTGAGGGGTGGCGTGGCGGGGTGGGCGGAGGAGATCGATCCGGCGATGGCGAGGTACTGACCCCGCCGGAGACGAACGAGGGGACGGCGTCTTCGCCCTCCCCTCGCACCTCGGCGTCTCGCAGCTGTCCCGGCAATGCCGAAGGAGGGACTCGAACCCTCACGGGCTTGCGCCCACGGCGCCCTGAACGCCGCGCGTCTACCAGTTCCACCACTTCGGCGAGGCGGCGCAAGATAGACCTGGCCCCCCCCGCCGTCAACCCTCGCCTTGACCGGTCGGAACCCTAGCTCTATCTTGGGGTTACGACGCTTGTGACCCCTGCCGAGAAGCCTGGTTCGCCACGTCGGGCGCGCACCCAGCCCCGTCATCCTCGAGTCATCGCGCGGAATCCTCGCGCCAAGCACGACTACCACCTCCTGGAGACGTGGGAGGCGGGTCTGGTGCTGACGGGCACGGAGGTGAAGGCCCTGCGCGCGGGTCGCGCCAGTCTGGTGGGCGCGTTCGCGCGGGTCCGCCGCGGCGAGGTGTGGCTCGAGGCGCTGCACATCCCGCCGTACGAGGCGGGGAACATCCACAACCACGATCCGCTGCGCACCCGCAAGCTCCTGATGCACCGCCGCGAGATCCGCCGGCTGCTCGGCGCCATCGAGCAGAAGGGCCTCGCGCTGGTGCCGCTCGAGCTGTACTTCAAGAACTCGCACGCCAAGGTGACGATCGCGCTGGGCCGCGGCAAGAAGGAGTACGATCGGCGCGACGACATCAAGCGGCGCGACGCGGAGCGCGAGATGGCGCGGGCGGTGCGGCGGCGGTGACCCCGGGCGCGCTGCTGCTGCTCGCGGCGTGGCTCGCCGCGCCGCCGCCCGAGACGCTGACCGTCGCGTCGGGCCGCGGCGAGGCGCGGCTGGTCGTCCGCGAGCAGCGCGGCTGGCCGGCGGTCGCAGGGCCGGAGCTGGCCGCCGCGACGAGCGTGGAGGTGGACGTGCCGCGCGCTGGCGCCGTCGAGCTGCGGGTGGCGGGCCGGCGCTTCGACTTCGTGCTCGAGGCGAGCTACTTCCGGTGCGGGGACGACGTGTATGCGCTGGCCGCGCCGCCCTACGTCGAGCGGGACACGGTGTTCGTGCCGCTCCAGTGGGTGATCGAGTTCCTGCCGCGCCTCCTGCCCGAACGGTACAGCTACGATCCGGAGCGCGCGCGGCTCGAGGAGCTGCCCCAGGCGGCAGCCGCGGCGGCGGTGCGCGCCGTGCCTTCCCCGGTCGCGGCGGCGCCGGCGCGCCGGCCGGAGTCCACGCCGGCGCCGGCGGCCGGGCGCGTGCCCGCGCGCGGATCCGGCGCGCCGCGGCTGCAGCACGTCATCGCCATCGACCCGGGCCACGGGGGCCCCGACGTCGGCATGCTCGGTCCGCTCAAGGGCCGGAAGTTCCTGCGCGAAAAGGACGTCGCGCTCGCGGTCGCGCAGGACCTGGCCGACGAGCTCAGGCGCCGGGGGGTCGGGGTGGTGATGACGCGCACCACCGACACGCTGATCGCGCTGCGGGACCGCGGGCGCATCGCGCGGGCGGCGCACGCGGACCTGTTCGTGTCGATCCACGTGAACGCCGCCAATCCGCACTGGCGGGACGCGGCGGGCGCGCGGGGCTTCGAGACGTACTTCCTGGCCGAGGCGAAG comes from Gemmatimonadales bacterium and encodes:
- a CDS encoding redoxin domain-containing protein produces the protein MFGASAEEPLAVGTPAPDFDLEGTGGARAHLSALLSEGPVALFFYPGDFTPGUNRQLSAVRDEQSKYQAQGVKTFGVNPASVADHEKYVAKFRFNFPLLADPEREAARAYRCLKPDGKGVVRTVYLIGRDGRVLFGKRGAPGAAEVLRVLPRTA
- a CDS encoding SDR family NAD(P)-dependent oxidoreductase — encoded protein: MPGLLDFTGQVVLVTGVGRVGQIGHAVAEGFGKAGARLVICDVSAVNVATRAREFVERGFECRAAAGDLTEPDVAQWAVDEAVQAYGRLDVVVNAAGGLTGVKSMLEAETAVFDREMAINVKTAYLVSRAAARVMVQQRRGAIVNFASIAAFHGRAEMVAYTAAKAGVAAMSRSLALELRDQGVRVNAVAPGTARTPENLATMGAAAVRWVDVADIVNAVLFLASGLSAGITGHVLPVSHGEV
- a CDS encoding SDR family oxidoreductase, translating into MDLRGRNALVTGAGQRVGRAIAYGLIRRGVNVAIHYLRSERGAKATMMEGEVAGVRVAMLKADLSDAAAAEALPARAAQALGGPLDIAVLSAAVMERRPVEQVTPADWDRAMDLNLRGTFFAAKGAAAAMGERGGAVVALADLSSFRPWRHYPVHSVSKAGVVALTELLAKSLAPRIRVNAVAPGAVLLPEAWGEEERAKLVASTPLGRLGTPDDVVRAVLFLLENDYVTGTTLVVDGGRLLR
- a CDS encoding DUF309 domain-containing protein; translation: MRAGVALFNAGRFWQAHEALEVVWRQAAPPERSLWQGLIQAAAAMLHRERGNRHGVEVQGRAAIAKLRGPSPDGFPVETVRFLQGLAACVEGGGPVPLMELIEASAGGRTARQSRES
- the trxB gene encoding thioredoxin-disulfide reductase, translated to MNEYDLIIVGAGPAGLTGALYAGRSMLRTVVLEKGVPGGELLNTDLIEDYPGFESVRGCDLAEKMSAHALKFGAELVTDGVAAVEKQADGRFLVATESGTSYRAPMVLLTAGGTPTKLGVPGEIEFAGKGVSYCAVCDGHFFRGEVLAVVGGGDAATEEAGFLTRYATKVYLIHRRDQLRASKIIQQRLFENPKIEVVWDTVVERIEGEGGAVRWLALRNVKTGATSALQVGGVFVFVGFRPNTGLVRGHVDHDAGGYLVTDEVMMTSIPGLFAAGDVRAQLTRQVTTAVGDATTAVIAATRYLAEWKERQGARGARSRHAD
- a CDS encoding MBL fold metallo-hydrolase, yielding MEPEVVTLTNGAFAENCYLVADPDSGDAAIVDPGEEAGLFLARLRHERWTLRAVWLTHAHVDHVAGVAAVRAALDVPVFLHPADRALYDGVPAQAAMFGLDTAPPPAPDHAFAEGETVSAGACRFRVLHTPGHTPGGVSLVGHGMAFVGDTLFAGSIGRTDLPGGDLRALIESVHLKLFVLPDETVVHSGHGPATTIAAEKRGNPFVRLVPGINACQKCGFPVRGKPWGCKNPCPNCGHVYPLGDCSD
- a CDS encoding aspartate ammonia-lyase, with protein sequence MATRIEKDPLGDLPVPADAYWGVQTERARQNFPISGLKPLAAFVDAVIWIKRAAAATHRETGRLEARLADAIARAADEVLAGRHRDQFVVDVYQAGAGTSHNMNCNEVLANRANELLGGKRGEYQPVHPNDHVNMAQSTNDVIPTAIRLAALARLEPLLGALDGLAGALEAKGREFDGIVKSGRTHLQDATPIRLGQEFAAYGHTIRRNRARLARAADDLRDLGIGGTAVGTGLNAEPRYPELMVRQLRALTGLDLRVGVDRVQLMQSMGDVAAFSGAVRALAVDLNKIANDLRLLASGPRTGLAEIALPAVQPGSSIMPGKVNPSIAEMVNQVCFQVLGNDQTVALACEAGQLELNVMMPVIAHNLVFALEILAAAVRVLADRCVVGITADAAMCAHWLERSPALVTALAPKIGYAEAAKLAKESLAKGATVRRLVEEKGVLKGKELDQVLDYRRMTEIGVPGSD
- a CDS encoding glycosyltransferase, with amino-acid sequence MPDGLRVSVLIPVYNERFLVAESIRRVLAVRDPAIREIEVIVVDDGSTDGTRDVLRRLAAEHPAIRYIEQERNRGKGAALRTAIAHASGDVCVAHDADLEYHPDDLAKLVQPFLKEQADAVFGSRFLPGDYRRVLLFYHSLGNRVLTTLVNLLTNLNLSDMETCYKMVRTKLLKSLPLRYDDFRIEPELTIKLAKRGAVIFEAPIRYAGRTYAEGKKIGWRDGVLALGAILRGALIDDLYLNDPYGAHILHSLSRARRFSHWMSDVIRPWVGRAVLEVGAGIGNLTVHLVPRDHYRATDINPDYLDYLENFAVGKPYLEVGELRAEDEAGFAAQAGRFDTVLCLNVLEHLDDPVPVLRNFRSALAPGGHAIVLVPQGPRRYNSLDRALGHRLRYTRDRLRAVATEAGFEVEALLDFNRAAVPGWHVNGWMRRTSFSRIQLKLYDSMVWLARPLDRFLPWRGLSLVAICRKP
- a CDS encoding Rrf2 family transcriptional regulator is translated as MRVTTWAEYGLIVSLHLARRTGQGPVAAREMAEKEKLPADYVEQILLRLRRAGLVESVRGARGGYLLSRQPSEVTVKDVLDASEHGTFEVNCECHPVDSERCTTENSCAIRPVWQLLQQRIDETLGSIRLADLLHEESEVRSLVGNGVVTV
- the moeB gene encoding molybdopterin-synthase adenylyltransferase MoeB — protein: MSAEELQRYARHLILPEVGVEGQRRLKAARVLVVGAGGLGSPAALYLAAAGVGVLGLADFDSVEFSNLQRQILHGTSAVGTSKLASAARRLRDVNPGVELVLHEARLSSANALAVLGGYDVVLDGSDNFPTRYLVNDACALLGKPDVYGSIYRFDGQASVFWAARGPCYRCLYREPPPPELVPSCAEGGVLGVLPGIIGSLQALEALKLVLDIGETLVGRLALFDALRMRFRELALEKDPDCPLCGARPTIRELIDYEAFCGVGPAAASADDGLEVSARALKAELDAGRPVVLLDVREPFEWEICRIPGSVLMPLREVPARLTELDPAATVVTVCHTGMRSLDAAQFLRSRGIANARSLRGGVAGWAEEIDPAMARY
- a CDS encoding N-acetylmuramoyl-L-alanine amidase — encoded protein: MTPGALLLLAAWLAAPPPETLTVASGRGEARLVVREQRGWPAVAGPELAAATSVEVDVPRAGAVELRVAGRRFDFVLEASYFRCGDDVYALAAPPYVERDTVFVPLQWVIEFLPRLLPERYSYDPERARLEELPQAAAAAAVRAVPSPVAAAPARRPESTPAPAAGRVPARGSGAPRLQHVIAIDPGHGGPDVGMLGPLKGRKFLREKDVALAVAQDLADELRRRGVGVVMTRTTDTLIALRDRGRIARAAHADLFVSIHVNAANPHWRDAAGARGFETYFLAEAKTEDARRVAQLENESVRFEKGGASDSDPMRFILNDLQENEHLRESSRLAEIVERGLGQVHPAEARGVKQAGFAVLATSYMPAVLIEVGFGSNPDEARYLTGSAGQRRLAHGIADAVVAYLAEYDRRLSAAGAGGQAP